One Baekduia alba genomic window, CGATCCGGCCGAACTGCTCGGCCACCTGCGCGTACATCTGCTGGACGGCGAGCTCCTCGGTGACGTCCACGGCGAGGGCGAGGTCGCCGGGTGCGCCGTCGAGCAGGTCGACGCCCACCACCTTCGCGCCCTCGCGCTGGAACGCCTCCACGGTCGCGGCGCCGATGCCTCCCGCCGCGCCCGTGACCACTGCGACCTTGCCCTCGAGACGTCCCGGCACTAACTGCGTCCTTCCGTGTTGTAGAAGATGGTCTTGACCTCCGTGTAGGCGTCGGTCGCGTGGGGCCCGAGCTCCCGGCCGTAGCCGGACTGCTTGAAGCCGCCGAACGGCGTCGTGACGCGCACGGAGCTGTTGGAGTTGATGGACAGGTTGCCGGCGTCCACGGCGCGGGCGACGCGCAGCGCCTTGGCGCCGTCCCGGGTCCACACCGAGCCGGAGAGCCCGTAGATGGTGTCGTTGGCCAGCCGGATCGCGTCCGCTTCGGTGTCGAAGGGCACGACGACGGCGACCGGCCCGAAGATCTCGTCGTGGACGGCCGGATGGTCGTCCGGGACCGGCCACAGGACGGTCGGCGGGAACCAATAGCCGGGGCCGTCGGGCGCGCGGCCGCGGATCGCGACCTCCGCGCGGTCGTCGACGAAGGCGCCGACCGTCGCGCGCTGCTGGGCGCTGATCAAGGGCCCCATCTCGGTCGACGGGTCCAGCGGGTCCCCGACCTTGATCGCCTCGACCGCGCCCTTGAGGTGCGACAGGAAGTCGTCGACCGCCGCGCGCTGGACGAGGATGCGCGAGCGCGCGCAGCAGTCCTGGCCGGCGTTGTCGAAGACCGCCCACGGCGCCGCGGCGGCCGCGGCCGCGACGTCGGCGTCGGCGAACACGACGTTGGCCGACTTGCCGCCGAGCTCCAGCGTCACGCGCTTGATCGTGTCCGCCGCGCCCGCCGCGATCGAGCGCCCGACGGCGGTGGAGCCGGTGAACGCGATCTTCGCGACGTCGGGGTGCGCGACCAGGCGCGCGCCGCAGTCGCGGCCCGGGCCGGCGACGACGTTGACGACGCCCTCCGGCAGCCCGGCCTCCAGCGCGAGCTGCGCGAAGCGCAGCGCGGTCAGCGGCGTCAGCTCGGCCGGCTTCAACACCACCGTGTTGCCCGCCGCCAGCGCCGGCGCCATCTTCCACGACGCGATCGCCAGCGGGAAGTTCCACGGCGTGATCAGGCCCACGACGCCCAGCGGCTCGCGGACCGTGAAGACCATGCCGTCGGCGACCGGGATCGTCTCGCCGTGCGGCCGCTCGGGGGCGCCGCTGAAGTAGCGGAACGTCTCGATGGCCATGCCGATCTCCCCGCGGGCGGAGGCGATCGGCTTGCCCGCGTTGCGCGCCTCCAGGCGCGCCAGCTCCTCGTGCGCGCCCTCCATGGCCTCGACGACGCGCCGCAGCAGGCGGCCGCGGTCGGCGGGCGCGACCGCGCACCACGCCGGGAACGCCGCCTTGGCCGCCGCGACGGCGGCGTCGACCTCGTCGACGCCGGCGCGCGGGATGGTGTCCAGGATCTGCTCGGTGGCCGGCTCCAGGACCTCGAGGGTCTCCGTCGGCACCCGTCAGGCCCCGGCGGGTGCTGCCGCCGGTCCGCTGCCGGCGGCCGGGCCGCCGCCACCGTCATGGGGCTCGCCGAGCTCGGCGTCCAGCTCCGCGACCGTGTGCCGTGGGCCGGTGAACGTGTTGTGGGCGCTGACCAGCCACCAGATGCCGACGCCGAGGATGACGCCGCCGGTCACCAGCGGCGCGTAGTTCACCGCGTTCCAGTCGAACTCGTCGTTCCACGGCACGCCGGCCGGCGTGGTCGGCAAGATGAAGATGATGGTGATCAACGCCACCCACACGGTGGCGAACGGGTTCATCCACTTGTACTTGTTGCCGAGGTTCCAGGGGCCGGCCTCGAAGGCCGCGCCCATCCGCCAGCGGAGGAAGATCGGGATCACGTAGGCGATGTAGAGGCCGATGACGGCGATCGACACCACCGCGTAGAACGCGACCGGCACGCCGCTGGCGTTCGGGAAGTACGCCGGGACCGTCAGGATCGCCGCCCAGACCGCCATGAAGAGCACCGCGTTCTGCGGGATGCGCTTGTTGTTGACCTTGCTCCAGAGCTTCCAGCCGGGGATGGCGCCGTCACGGCTGAAGGCGTAGCACATGCGCGAGGCGCTGGTGAGGCATGCCGCGCCGCAGAACAGCTGACCGACCGTCGAGATCACGAGGATCACCTTCAGCCACCCGGTGCTGACCGCCTGCTCGATGATCGCGACGGAGACGAACTCGCCGCCGGCGGCGGCCTTGTTGATCGCGTCGACGTTCGTCGCGCAGAACGTGATCGCCAGCAGGACGAGCCACCCGAAGATGGCCGAGTAGAAGATCGAGCGCCAGACGCCCTTGGCCGCGGTGTCCGCCGCGCCATGGGTCTCCTCGGAGATGTGCGCACAGGAGTCGAAGCCCGTGATCGTGTACTGCGTGAGCAGGAACCCGAGCGGCAGCACGTAGAACCAGAACATCGCCGTGCTGTTGGAACCGCCGGAGAACCCCGAGTTGTTGAAGCGCTCGGTGAAGACGAAGTCCGCGCTCGCGTGGTGGTCGGGGACGAAGACCAGCACCAGCAGGATGATCGCGACGCCGGCCACGTGCCACCACACGGAGATGCCGTTGATCTGGGCCACGAGGTGGCTGCCGGCGATGTTCACCAGCGCGTGGAAGGCCAAGACCACGAGGAAGAGCCAGAACGTCCCGGAGAGGAAGTCACCCGACGCGCCGTTGAACAGGTTGAAGTCGAACGCCCCGAACGTCAGGTTCAGGAACGTCGCCGCGCCGTAGTCGACCGATGCCGTGACGGCGACCAGGCCGATGAGGTTGAACCAGCCGGTGAACCAGCCCCAGCCCGCGCCGCCGAGCTTGGACGCCCACCAGTAGATGCCGCCCGCCGTCGGATAGGCCGACACGAGCTCGGACATGCAGAACCCGATGATCAGGATCGGGATCGAGATCAGAAGCCAGCCCCAGGAGATCGCGATCGGTCCGCCGTTGTTCCAGGCCTGGCCGTAGGTCGTGAAGCAGCCGGCGAGGATCGAGATGATGGTGAAGGAGATCGCGAAGTTCTGGAACCCGCTCCAGCTGCGACTCAGCTCCTGCTTGTACCCCAACTCCGCAAGCCGTTGCTCATCGCTGGTGGCGGTTGCGGCCGCGTCGACGTTCGCCATGACGGTTGTCCCTCTCCGAAAGGTGTGGTGAACCGTCCTTAGGACGGCGGCGCGAGCGTACGACGGTGCTCGGACGGAAGTCAAGTGCCGATCGCCACAACCTCGTCCAAACCTGATCCGCCCACCGGTCGAGGTCAGCGGCCGGTTCGTGTGGCATGGTGTCTCGGTGCACGACGGCGAGCGCATCCTCATCGTGGGCGCGCTGCTGTCTGCCGGCCTCCTCGCCTCGTTGCTCGCGAGCCGGGTGCGCGTCCCAGGCCTGGTCCTGTTCCTCGGCGTGGGCATGGCCGTCGGCAGCGACGGCGCGGGCTGGATCGACTTCAACGACTACTCGCTCGCGCGCACCGTCGGGATCGTCGCGCTCGTCCTGATCCTGTTCGAGGGCGGCCTGGCCGCCGGCTTCCCGGAGATCCGGCCGGTGCTGGGGCCGTCGCTGACGCTCGCGATCCTCGGGACGCTCATCACCGCGATCGTCACGGGCCTCGTCGCGGCGTGGCTGTTCGACTTCGACACGACCGAGGGCCTGCTGGTCGGCGCGATCGTCGCCGGCACCGACGGCGCGGCGATCTTCGCGCTGCTGCGCGGCTCGACGCTGCGCCGGCGGCTCGCGCGCACGCTCGAGGGCGAGTCGGGTCTCAACGACCCGATCGCGATCCTGCTCGTGCTCGGCTTCATCGAGAAGCTGATGCATCCCGACTACGGCGTTCCGGACTTCCTGTGGCTCTTCGTGCGCCAGCTGGCGATCGGCGGCGCGGTCGGCTTCGGCGTCGGCTACGTGGTGTCGTTCGCGCTGCGCGAGGCGCGGCTGGCGACCGCCGGCCTATACCCGGTCGCGACGCTCGCGGCGGTCGCCGTGGCCTTCGGCGCCGCCGACACCGCGCACGGCTCCGGCTTCCTGGCGGTGTACATCA contains:
- a CDS encoding amino acid permease, which produces MANVDAAATATSDEQRLAELGYKQELSRSWSGFQNFAISFTIISILAGCFTTYGQAWNNGGPIAISWGWLLISIPILIIGFCMSELVSAYPTAGGIYWWASKLGGAGWGWFTGWFNLIGLVAVTASVDYGAATFLNLTFGAFDFNLFNGASGDFLSGTFWLFLVVLAFHALVNIAGSHLVAQINGISVWWHVAGVAIILLVLVFVPDHHASADFVFTERFNNSGFSGGSNSTAMFWFYVLPLGFLLTQYTITGFDSCAHISEETHGAADTAAKGVWRSIFYSAIFGWLVLLAITFCATNVDAINKAAAGGEFVSVAIIEQAVSTGWLKVILVISTVGQLFCGAACLTSASRMCYAFSRDGAIPGWKLWSKVNNKRIPQNAVLFMAVWAAILTVPAYFPNASGVPVAFYAVVSIAVIGLYIAYVIPIFLRWRMGAAFEAGPWNLGNKYKWMNPFATVWVALITIIFILPTTPAGVPWNDEFDWNAVNYAPLVTGGVILGVGIWWLVSAHNTFTGPRHTVAELDAELGEPHDGGGGPAAGSGPAAAPAGA
- a CDS encoding aldehyde dehydrogenase family protein; this translates as MPTETLEVLEPATEQILDTIPRAGVDEVDAAVAAAKAAFPAWCAVAPADRGRLLRRVVEAMEGAHEELARLEARNAGKPIASARGEIGMAIETFRYFSGAPERPHGETIPVADGMVFTVREPLGVVGLITPWNFPLAIASWKMAPALAAGNTVVLKPAELTPLTALRFAQLALEAGLPEGVVNVVAGPGRDCGARLVAHPDVAKIAFTGSTAVGRSIAAGAADTIKRVTLELGGKSANVVFADADVAAAAAAAPWAVFDNAGQDCCARSRILVQRAAVDDFLSHLKGAVEAIKVGDPLDPSTEMGPLISAQQRATVGAFVDDRAEVAIRGRAPDGPGYWFPPTVLWPVPDDHPAVHDEIFGPVAVVVPFDTEADAIRLANDTIYGLSGSVWTRDGAKALRVARAVDAGNLSINSNSSVRVTTPFGGFKQSGYGRELGPHATDAYTEVKTIFYNTEGRS